From Mustela erminea isolate mMusErm1 chromosome 1, mMusErm1.Pri, whole genome shotgun sequence, a single genomic window includes:
- the LOC116570885 gene encoding methyl-CpG-binding domain protein 3-like 2B isoform X2, producing the protein MCISCIANAKRGYQDIFLNSKLKRNMMLQTIEKKRQVHLTKAKKRHHERTAPPTRLTSCIFKRPVTSITSHPGNEVRYNQWDRTLEKPQQISAYSRLQGLQAHSSEGELLSTLDFISTSQVIALGSADVGSLPSGPGPSMVPFWAGMVPGAGLHLPPPICRQQVTPGDIRRQTWKVKKSRERLAKALRADRLAREVERARSQEERSDN; encoded by the coding sequence agcaAGCTCAAAAGAAACATGATGCTCCAGACcatagagaagaaaagacaagtcCATTTAACCAAGGCCAAGAAAAGACATCATGAGAGAACTGCACCTCCTACAAGGCTGAccagttgcatttttaaaagaccagtCACAAGCATAACTTCTCATCCTGGCAATGAGGTCAGGTATAATCAATGGGACAGGACCTTGGAGAAGCCCCAGCAAATCTCTGCATACAGCAGACTGCAGGGACTCCAAGCCCACAGCAGTGAAGGAGAACTTTTAAGTACTTTGGACTTCATAAGTACCTCACAAGTCATTGCACTAGGCAGTGCGGATGTAGGGTCTCTACCTAGTGGCCCTGGGCCCAGCATGGTACCATTTTGGGCAGGGATGGTCCCAGGAGCGGGTCTCCATCTCCCACCACCCATCTGCAGACAGCAAGTAACACCTGGAGATATCCGGAGGCAGACTTGGAAAGTGAAAAAATCAAGAGAGAGACTGGCTAAGGCCTTGAGGGCAGACAGGCTTGCCAGGGAGGTGGAGAGAGCCAGAAGCCAAGAGGAACGTTCTGACAACTag
- the LOC116570885 gene encoding methyl-CpG-binding domain protein 3-like 2B isoform X1 has product MCISCIANAKRGYQDIFLNGSQKQKSHTFQQATSSHIRSAAMVGPASTRSSNQPALSKLKRNMMLQTIEKKRQVHLTKAKKRHHERTAPPTRLTSCIFKRPVTSITSHPGNEVRYNQWDRTLEKPQQISAYSRLQGLQAHSSEGELLSTLDFISTSQVIALGSADVGSLPSGPGPSMVPFWAGMVPGAGLHLPPPICRQQVTPGDIRRQTWKVKKSRERLAKALRADRLAREVERARSQEERSDN; this is encoded by the exons GGGAGTCAGAAGCAGAAATCTCACACTTTCCAGCAAGCCACCAGCTCTCACATCAGGAGTGCAGCCATGGTAGGACCTGCATCCACGCGTTCTTCCAACCAGCCTGCTTTG agcaAGCTCAAAAGAAACATGATGCTCCAGACcatagagaagaaaagacaagtcCATTTAACCAAGGCCAAGAAAAGACATCATGAGAGAACTGCACCTCCTACAAGGCTGAccagttgcatttttaaaagaccagtCACAAGCATAACTTCTCATCCTGGCAATGAGGTCAGGTATAATCAATGGGACAGGACCTTGGAGAAGCCCCAGCAAATCTCTGCATACAGCAGACTGCAGGGACTCCAAGCCCACAGCAGTGAAGGAGAACTTTTAAGTACTTTGGACTTCATAAGTACCTCACAAGTCATTGCACTAGGCAGTGCGGATGTAGGGTCTCTACCTAGTGGCCCTGGGCCCAGCATGGTACCATTTTGGGCAGGGATGGTCCCAGGAGCGGGTCTCCATCTCCCACCACCCATCTGCAGACAGCAAGTAACACCTGGAGATATCCGGAGGCAGACTTGGAAAGTGAAAAAATCAAGAGAGAGACTGGCTAAGGCCTTGAGGGCAGACAGGCTTGCCAGGGAGGTGGAGAGAGCCAGAAGCCAAGAGGAACGTTCTGACAACTag
- the LOC116570885 gene encoding putative methyl-CpG-binding domain protein 3-like 5 isoform X3 has translation MVGPASTRSSNQPALSKLKRNMMLQTIEKKRQVHLTKAKKRHHERTAPPTRLTSCIFKRPVTSITSHPGNEVRYNQWDRTLEKPQQISAYSRLQGLQAHSSEGELLSTLDFISTSQVIALGSADVGSLPSGPGPSMVPFWAGMVPGAGLHLPPPICRQQVTPGDIRRQTWKVKKSRERLAKALRADRLAREVERARSQEERSDN, from the exons ATGGTAGGACCTGCATCCACGCGTTCTTCCAACCAGCCTGCTTTG agcaAGCTCAAAAGAAACATGATGCTCCAGACcatagagaagaaaagacaagtcCATTTAACCAAGGCCAAGAAAAGACATCATGAGAGAACTGCACCTCCTACAAGGCTGAccagttgcatttttaaaagaccagtCACAAGCATAACTTCTCATCCTGGCAATGAGGTCAGGTATAATCAATGGGACAGGACCTTGGAGAAGCCCCAGCAAATCTCTGCATACAGCAGACTGCAGGGACTCCAAGCCCACAGCAGTGAAGGAGAACTTTTAAGTACTTTGGACTTCATAAGTACCTCACAAGTCATTGCACTAGGCAGTGCGGATGTAGGGTCTCTACCTAGTGGCCCTGGGCCCAGCATGGTACCATTTTGGGCAGGGATGGTCCCAGGAGCGGGTCTCCATCTCCCACCACCCATCTGCAGACAGCAAGTAACACCTGGAGATATCCGGAGGCAGACTTGGAAAGTGAAAAAATCAAGAGAGAGACTGGCTAAGGCCTTGAGGGCAGACAGGCTTGCCAGGGAGGTGGAGAGAGCCAGAAGCCAAGAGGAACGTTCTGACAACTag
- the LOC116570877 gene encoding olfactory receptor 2Z1 produces MGNVNQLVTSDFILVGLFSHSGSHQLLSSLMAATFTLGLLGNTILLFLTHLDSRLHTPMYFLLSQLSLFDIVFPLVIIPKMASHFLQGEGSISFGGCAAQIFFLTLMGVAESILLAFTSYDRYVAMCHPLQYPVLMRRQVCLLMVGSSWLAGVLNASIQTSVTLHFPYCAYCIVDHFFCEVPALLNLSCEDTSAYELALSTSGVLILVLTLSLIAISYGHVLGAVMRMRSEEAWNKAFTTCSSHITVVGLVYGAAVFMYMVPVAYHSPHQDNVVSLFYSLVTPTLNPLIYNLRNWEVQMALAKVLSRAGLRPK; encoded by the coding sequence ATGGGGAATGTGAATCAATTGGTGACCTCTGACTTCATTCTGGTGGGCCTTTTCAGTCACTCAGGGTCACATCAGCTGCTCTCCTCTTTGATGGCTGCCACGTTTACCTTGGGCCTCCTGGGCAACACCATTCTGCTCTTCCTGACCCACCTGGACTCCAGGctccacacacccatgtactttCTGCTCAGCCAGCTCTCTCTGTTTGATATTGTCTTCCCCCTGGTCATCATCCCCAAGATGGCATCCCACTTCCTGCAGGGAGAAGGTTCCATCTCCTTTGGGGGTTGCGCAGCTCAAATATTCTTCCTGACCCTGATGGGCGTGGCTGAGAGCATCTTGTTGGCCTTCACATCCTACGACCGCTATGTTGCTATGTGTCACCCTCTGCAGTATCCTGTGCTCATGAGGCGCCAGGTGTGTCTGCTCATGGTGGGCTCCTCCTGGCTGGCAGGGGTGCTCAACGCCTCCATCCAGACCTCCGTCACTCTGCACTTCCCCTACTGTGCCTACTGCATCGTGGATCACTTCTTCTGCGAGGTGCCAGCCCTGTTGAACCTTTCCTGTGAAGACACTTCTGCCTACGAGTTGGCGCTGTCCACCTCGGGGGTGCTGATCCTTGTGCTTACCCTTTCCCTCATAGCCATCTCCTACGGCCACGTGTTGGGGGCCGTTATGCGCATGCGCtcagaggaggcctggaacaaggCCTTCACCACCTGCTCCTCGCACATCACAGTAGTGGGACTCGTCTATGGCGCAGCTGTGTTCATGTACATGGTGCCAGTTGCGTACCACAGCCCACACCAGGACAACGTGGTGTCCCTATTCTACAGTCTGGTCACCCCCACGCTCAACCCTCTTATCTACAATCTGAGGAACTGGGAGGTGCAAATGGCTTTGGCCAAAGTGCTCAGCAGAGCTGGGCTCAGGCCAAAGTGA